In Triticum urartu cultivar G1812 chromosome 6, Tu2.1, whole genome shotgun sequence, the following proteins share a genomic window:
- the LOC125515467 gene encoding heavy metal-associated isoprenylated plant protein 3-like — protein MGKKKKRSGGGGGGGGGGEGGGGCGGGQHEEKPEADAGSGCEGQPKDKPADDKDKDKGGGGCKDDKADKDKDKGCGGKDDKGGKDKEKKAPPPLPVVTAVLKVDMHCDGCAHRIRASVRRFPGVEGVAMEVDKGSMTVVGRFDAKKLQARVASKTRKKVDLVGGKDNKGGGGGGDKDKCGDGGGDKNKCADGEGKKEEEKKEQDDKCGGGNAGKGKGGKDNKKPAVPVIVTVVLKIGSAGLHCDGCMHRIRCKLFKIKGVEQVKMDPAKNQVTVTGTMDAKALPEKLRKKLRRPVDVVAPGKGDNKDKEKDGCNKDGKPQQQQQQGGDGKQCKEAAEKALAAELQLWKTAFYDQQAMQATEFLLSDENPNACAVM, from the exons ATGGGCAAG AAGAAGAAGCGCAGCGGCGGcgggggtggtggtggtggtggaggcgaaggaggaggaggatgcggCGGGGGCCAGCACGAGGAGAAGCCCGAGGCCGACGCCGGGAGCGGCTGCGAGGGCCAGCCCAAGGACAAGCCCGCCGACGACAAGGACAAGGacaagggcggcggcgggtgcAAGGACGACAAGGCGGACAAGGACAAGGACAAGGGCTGCGGCGGCAAGGACGACAAGGGCGGCAAGGACAAGGAGAAGAAGGCGCCGCCCCCGCTCCCCGTGGTCACCGCCGTGCTCAAGGTCGACATGCACTGCGACGGCTGCGCGCACCGCATCCGCGCCTCCGTCCGCCGCTTCCCAG GGGTGGAGGGCGTGGCCATGGAGGTGGACAAGGGCTCCATGACCGTCGTCGGCCGCTTCGACGCCAAGAAGCTGCAGGCCCGCGTCGCCTCCAAGACCAGGAAGAAGGTCGACCTCGTCGGCGGCAAGGACAAtaagggcggcggcggtggcggggacAAGGACAAGTGCGGCGACGGTGGCGGGGACAAGAACAAGTGCGCCGACGGCGAGGgcaagaaggaggaggagaagaaggagcAGGACGACAAGTGCGGCGGCGGCAATGCCGGGAAGGGGAAGGGCGGCAAGGACAACAAGAAGCCTGCCGTG CCGGTGATCGTGACGGTGGTGCTCAAGATCGGCTCCGCCGGCCTCCACTGCGACGGCTGCATGCACCGCATCCGCTGCAAGCTCTTCAAGATCAAAG GCGTGGAGCAGGTGAAGATGGACCCGGCCAAGAACCAGGTGACGGTGACGGGCACCATGGACGCCAAGGCCCTGCCGGAGAAGCTCCGCAAGAAGCTGCGCCGCCCGGTGGACGTGGTGGCGCCCGGCAAAGGGGACAACAAGGACAAGGAGAAGGACGGGTGCAACAAGGACGGGAagccgcagcagcagcagcagcagggggGCGACGGGAAGCAGTGCaaggaggcggcggagaaggcACTGGCGGCGGAGCTGCAGCTGTGGAAGACGGCCTTCTACGACCAGCAGGCGATGCAGGCCACCGAGTTCCTCCTCAGCGATGAGAACCCCAACGCCTGCGCCGTCATGTGA